The nucleotide sequence AGGGCGGCTTCCAGGGCGAGGTCATGATCATGAACCACAGCACCCGGACGTACGCCGGCTGGACGGCGAACTGGACCTGGCCGAGCGGCCAGAGCATCACCCAGCTGTGGAACGGCACGGTGAGCACCAGCGGGGCGGCGGTGACCGTCACCAACGCCGCCTACAACGGGAGCGTCCCACCGGAGGGCACCACGACGTTCGGCTTCACGGCGAACGCCTCCGGCACCAACACCCTGCCCACGGTCACCTGCACCGGCCGGTGACGTCGAACTGAGAAGGGCCCCCGGGACGTGTCCCGGGGGCCCTTGTCGCGTCCGTTCGCGTTCAGCGGACCATGCTGCCGACCACCGGCTTGGTGAGCAGGGCGGACTGGTTGCGCTGGATGCCCGGGTCGAGGGTCTTCGCCACGAAGATGGCGTGCCAGATGCAGAAGATCAGCACGGTCCACACCTTGCGGGAGTGGTCCGCCTCCTCCCGCTTGTGCTCCTCCAGCAGCCGCATCGCGTACGACAGGTCGATGAGGTCGCCCGCGCCGGAGGTGGCCAGCACGTGCCGGGCCCACTCGTACATCTCGCCGCGCAGCCAGACCCGGGTCGGGGTCGGGAAGCCCAGCTTCTTGCGGTTGACGATGGCCGGCGGCACCACGCCCTGCAACGCCTGGCGCATCGCGTACTTGGTGGCCTCCGAGCGCGGCGGCAGCTTCAGATCGACCGGGATGCCCGCCGCGACGTTGAACACCTCGCGGTCGAGGAACGGCACCCGGACCTCCAGCGAGTGCGCCATCGAGATCCGGTCGGCCTTGACCAGGATGTCGCCGCGCAGCCACGTGTAGAGGTCGACGTACTGCATCTTGGTGACGTCGTCCAGCTCGGTCGCCTCGGCGTAGATGGGCGCCGTGACGTCGGTGTAGCGCACCGAGGGGTCGTAGCGGCGCAGCAGGTGCTGCTTCTCCTCCTCGGTGAACATCCGCGCGTTGCCGTAGTAGCGCTCCTCGATGGGGGTGGTGCCCCGCTCCAGGAAGCTCTTGCCCTTCACGCCCTGCGGGATGGCCTTGGAGACCGCCCGCAGGCCCTTCTGCACGCCGCCGGGCAGGCTGTTGACCGCGTTGAGCGACAGCGGCTCCCGGTAGATCGTGTAGCCGCCGAAGAACTCGTCGGCGCCCTCGCCGGAGAGCACCACGGTGACGTGCTCGGCGGCCTTCTTCGCCACGAAGTAGAGCGGCACGAGGGCCGGGTCGGCCACCGGGTCGTCCAGGTGCCAGACGATCTTCGGCAGCGCCTCGATCATGTCCTGCGGCCCGATCTTGGTCGGGATGGTGGTCACGTCGAGGTGCCGGGCCGAGTCCTGGGCCACGTCGATCTCGGAGTAGCCGGGCACGTCGTAACCGACGGTGAAGGTCAGGATGTTCGGGTTGAACTCCCGGGCCAGGGCCACCACGGCGGTGGAGTCGATGCCGCTGGAGAGGAACGAGCCGACCGGCACGTCCGAGCGCATGTGCATCCGGACGCTCTCCCGCAGCGTCTCCCGGATCTCGTGGTAGAGCTTCTGCTCGTCGGAGACCGGGGCGGGCCGGAACACCGGCCGGTACCAGCGGCGCACCTCGATCCGGCCGCCCGGCGTCCAGGTCAGGTACTCCCCCGACCCGATCCGGTTGATGCCGCGGTGCAGCGTGCCCGGCTCCGGCACGTACTGGAGGGTCAGGTAGTGGCTCAGGTTGGCCGGGTCGATGCCCGCGTCGCCCTGGTAGGCCGAGTGCGCGAACGGCAGCAGGGCCTTCTTCTCGGAGGCCAGGTAGAGCCCGTCCTGGGTCTCCAGGTAGTGCAGCGGCTTGATGCCGAAGTAGTCCCGGGCGCCGAAGGCCCGCCGCTCCTGCCGGTCCCAGATCACGAAGGCGAACATGCCACGCAGCTTGGTGAGCACCTGCTCACCCCAGTAGTGGTAGCCGGCGACGATCACCTCGCCGTCGCCGTTGGTGGCGAACTGGGCGCCGTAGTCGCGGATCAGCTCGTCGCGCAGCTCGATGTAGTTGTAGATCTCGCCGTTGAAGGTGAGCAGGTAGCGGCCGCCCGCGTAGGGCAGCGGCTCGTGGCTGAGCGCCACGTCGATGATCGCCAGCCGCTTGTGCGCGAACACCCCGTCCGCGTACCGGCCGGAGGCGTCGCCGACCACCTCGACCCCGGTCTCGTCGGGGCCGCGGTGGTGCAGGCACTCCAGTGCTCCGGCGATGTGGTCGCGGTGAGCGGCGGCGTCACCGCGCGCGCTGAAGAAGGCCAGGAGTCCGCACATGGTCATCATCTTCCCACGCGCCGGAAGCCGCCGTCGCGGCACCGCAGGCACTCCCCGTTCTCCCGCGCGCGGTACCGTCTGCGTCAGCGACGAGGCGCAAGGAGGCGGATCATGGCCGAGGAGCGGGCACAGCAGCAGGGCAAGCCGGCGGACGGCACCGAATCGCACGACCCGGACTTCCCGGAGGCGTTCCTGGCCTTCATGCGGCAGGGCTGGCGCGACACGGAGCTGCCGGTCGGCCCCCGGCCGGAGGTGCCCAACCACGCCAAGCGGCGGGCCGCGCTGGCCGAGGCGTTCCCGGGCGAGACGCTGGTCATCCCCACCGGCACCGAGAAGGTCCGCGCCAACGACACCGACCACCGGTTCCGGCCGGGCAGCGACTTCGCGTACCTGACCGGCGACCTGGAACCGGACAGCGTGCTCGTGCTCCGGCCGGGCGGCGAGGCCACCCTGTTCATGCGGCCCCGGTCGTCCCGGGCGACCGACGAGTTCTTCCGCAGCCGCCACGGCGAGCTGTGGGTGGGCCGGCGGCCGACGCTGAAGGAGAAGTCGACCGAGCTGGGCCTGCCCACCGCCGACCTGACCGAGCTGGACGCGGCGCTGGCCGAGCTGGCGCCGGGCCGCACGCGGGTGCTGCGCGGCTTCGACGCCCGGGTGGACGCCGCGATCCGGCCGTACGACGGCGCCCGCGCCGAGGGGCAGCCGGGCCGTGACCGCGAGCTGGCCATCGCGATCTCCGAGCTGAAGCTGGTCAAGGACGAGTGGGAGATCGCCCAGCTCCAGGAGGCGTGCGACGCCACCGTCCGGGGCTTCGAGGACGTGGCCCGCGCGCTCCCGGCCGACCGGGGGGTCTCCGAGCGGCTGCTGGAGGGCGTCTTCGCGCTGCGCGCCCGGCACGACGGCAACGACGTCGGCTACGGCTCGATCGTCGGCGCCGGCGAGCACGCCACGATCCTGCACTGGGTGCACAACCACGGCGCCACCCGCCCGGGCGAGCTGCTGCTCATGGACATGGGCGTGGAGAACCGCAACCTCTACACCGCCGACGTCACCCGGGTGCTCCCGGTCGACGGCCGGTTCACCCCGCTCCAGCGCCAGGTCTACGACGCCGTCTACGCCGCCCAGCAGGCCGGCATCGACGTCATCAAGCCG is from Micromonospora terminaliae and encodes:
- the asnB gene encoding asparagine synthase (glutamine-hydrolyzing), with amino-acid sequence MCGLLAFFSARGDAAAHRDHIAGALECLHHRGPDETGVEVVGDASGRYADGVFAHKRLAIIDVALSHEPLPYAGGRYLLTFNGEIYNYIELRDELIRDYGAQFATNGDGEVIVAGYHYWGEQVLTKLRGMFAFVIWDRQERRAFGARDYFGIKPLHYLETQDGLYLASEKKALLPFAHSAYQGDAGIDPANLSHYLTLQYVPEPGTLHRGINRIGSGEYLTWTPGGRIEVRRWYRPVFRPAPVSDEQKLYHEIRETLRESVRMHMRSDVPVGSFLSSGIDSTAVVALAREFNPNILTFTVGYDVPGYSEIDVAQDSARHLDVTTIPTKIGPQDMIEALPKIVWHLDDPVADPALVPLYFVAKKAAEHVTVVLSGEGADEFFGGYTIYREPLSLNAVNSLPGGVQKGLRAVSKAIPQGVKGKSFLERGTTPIEERYYGNARMFTEEEKQHLLRRYDPSVRYTDVTAPIYAEATELDDVTKMQYVDLYTWLRGDILVKADRISMAHSLEVRVPFLDREVFNVAAGIPVDLKLPPRSEATKYAMRQALQGVVPPAIVNRKKLGFPTPTRVWLRGEMYEWARHVLATSGAGDLIDLSYAMRLLEEHKREEADHSRKVWTVLIFCIWHAIFVAKTLDPGIQRNQSALLTKPVVGSMVR
- a CDS encoding aminopeptidase P family protein produces the protein MAEERAQQQGKPADGTESHDPDFPEAFLAFMRQGWRDTELPVGPRPEVPNHAKRRAALAEAFPGETLVIPTGTEKVRANDTDHRFRPGSDFAYLTGDLEPDSVLVLRPGGEATLFMRPRSSRATDEFFRSRHGELWVGRRPTLKEKSTELGLPTADLTELDAALAELAPGRTRVLRGFDARVDAAIRPYDGARAEGQPGRDRELAIAISELKLVKDEWEIAQLQEACDATVRGFEDVARALPADRGVSERLLEGVFALRARHDGNDVGYGSIVGAGEHATILHWVHNHGATRPGELLLMDMGVENRNLYTADVTRVLPVDGRFTPLQRQVYDAVYAAQQAGIDVIKPGVAFREVHLTAMRVLAEALKDLGLLPVSVDEAMDPASTVYRRWTLHGTSHMLGIDVHDCANARKETYRDGPLGEGYVLTVEPGLYFQPEDELVPEELRGIGVRIEDDILVTADGPVNLSAGLPRRSDEVETWLAEQREAGPRLPG